The genomic interval TGAAATATAAGAATAAAGACGAGATTAAAGAAGGTTCAGTCATTGCACTTCCTAACGATGCAACTAATGAAGGAAGAGCGCTGATACTTCTTGAAAAACAGGGGTTAATAAAACTAAAAGATTCTAACAACTTAACATCAACACCAAACGATATAATAGAAAATCCAAAAAAACTTCAATTTAAAGAATTAGAAGCAGCGCAACTTCCGAGGGTGCTTCAGGATGTTGATTTAGCGATAATAAATACAAATTATGCACTTGAGGCAAAATTGAATCCGCTAAAGGATAGTCTGTTTATAGAAGATAAGGACTCACCTTATGCAAATGTTATCACAGTAAGACCTGAAGATAAGGATAATCCTCTTATAAAAGAATTAATAAATGTTCTACAAAGTGAAGATGTAAAAAAATTCATAGAAGAAAAATATAACGGTGCTGTAGTTCCAGCATTTTAACAGGGGTTGCCTCACGAAAGTGGGGTTTTTTTTATTCTATCATGTTCAAATAAACTTATCAATACATGAAAAATTGGAAGGAAAACATATAATAAATTGAATAATTGATAATAAAAACAAATAATTTAAAAGAAATATTTTTTAATTTATGATAATATTATTTTGAATGAATAGAAGTAGGGAGGCAAAAATGAAGACAAAAGGTTTTATTTATGCAATTTTATCGGCGATATTCTTTGGCTCTGCTGGTATTTTTGTGAAGAATGGATATGAGCAGAATTTTTCACCTGTTGATTTGCTTATGCTGCAGTATATTATAGCCGGAATTATTTTACTTTTTTATTCAATTATTAGATACAGAGAAAAAATGAAATTATCAAAGGAATTACTTAAAAAACTACTAATTCAAGGTGCAATTTTCAATACATTAATGACGGTTTTCTTTTATTCCACATTTAAATATTTAGACGTTGCAGTTACTACAATACTTCTATATACATATCCAGTTATGGTTGCTTTATATAGTTTTATATTTTTAAAGGAAAAACTATCTAAAATAAAAGTGTTATCAATAATTGGAACTTTAGCCGGATGTTATCTTGTTTTAAACATAAATCAAATCAGCGCAGGGAATAATTACACTATTGGAATCATATTTGGTATTTTATCTGCGATATTTTATGCTGCCGTAAATATTTATGCAAAATACATAGTTGAAGATGTTCCGGAAGTTTTGATTACTTTTTATACAACTTTGTTTTCACTGATAGTTCTATTAATATTTAATTTTGAATTCGTATTTAAACTTTCAAACGTGAGCTTTGAATCAGTTAAAAATGCTGCACTACTTGCATTCTTCTGTGAAATAATTCCATTGACTTTGCTTTATTCTGCGATTAAATACATTGGACCTGTTACAACTTCAATAATTAGCACAATAGAAATACCATCAGCAGCAATTTTATCCTTCGTTTTTATGAAGGAATACATTGACTCTGTTCAAATGATAGGAATTTTTTTGGTTGTAGCATGTGTGATTATGTTGAAAAAAGAAGCAAGCTAAACAGCCTGCTTCTTAATTAACATAAACTATTGTATTGTTAGGGATGTTTTTATATATCCAATATGCATCGGATAAACTTAATCTAACACATCCATGGCTTGCCTTTTTACCAAGGGTGTAGTCAACAATTTTTCCGCCCTTATCCATGGGGAGAGAGTGGAAAAGGTATGGACCGTTAAATCTTACCCAATATTTAAATCCTTGTCTATAATAGCTTGAATAAAACCATTTTCCCCTTTGATTTATTCTAAAAACGCCTCTTGTAGTTGGTGCTGTGTTAATTCCTGTCGAGCAGGGCATTGTTTTATACAATTTATAAGCATTATTATTTCTAACCAAAACATATGTTTTTTGATTTACTATATCTACCCATAACAAATACTTAGAAACATTTTTAAAATTTTTACTGTTGATATATCCTTCTATAACTTCTTTATCAAGTTCTCGAGCATAAATTTCATCATCAGATTCAATTGCAAGTGCTGACCTGTCAACCCAAGCAACTTTCCCGCTTGATAAACTTTTTACTTTGAATTTTTTTTGCTTTTCACCCATCAATATCTCTACTACTTCACCATTAGAAAAACCATTTACGTTTTTAATCATAACGCCCGTTACCATGCCGGTTCCAACAATCTGGCTATAGTTAATATTTGATTTGGCTAAAACAGATGATATTAAAACAAAATTTAATAATACTATAAATGCAATAGTTTTTGCAAAAAGCCTCATCAATTTTAACCCCCCTTTAATAAAACAAAACCTTGCAATATTATATCACTATTTGAAGCAATATGTAAATAGATGTAGAATTCATGTATATAATTAGCAAAGATTG from Caloramator mitchellensis carries:
- a CDS encoding MetQ/NlpA family ABC transporter substrate-binding protein; this encodes MKRILTILIAFIIALSLTACSKSAKAENKLLVGATPLPHAEILNFVKPKLEEKGIKLEVREFTDYVTPNVALNDKQIDANFFQHVPYMNTFNKEKRMNLIAVANIHVEPMGAYSLKYKNKDEIKEGSVIALPNDATNEGRALILLEKQGLIKLKDSNNLTSTPNDIIENPKKLQFKELEAAQLPRVLQDVDLAIINTNYALEAKLNPLKDSLFIEDKDSPYANVITVRPEDKDNPLIKELINVLQSEDVKKFIEEKYNGAVVPAF
- a CDS encoding DMT family transporter, whose amino-acid sequence is MKTKGFIYAILSAIFFGSAGIFVKNGYEQNFSPVDLLMLQYIIAGIILLFYSIIRYREKMKLSKELLKKLLIQGAIFNTLMTVFFYSTFKYLDVAVTTILLYTYPVMVALYSFIFLKEKLSKIKVLSIIGTLAGCYLVLNINQISAGNNYTIGIIFGILSAIFYAAVNIYAKYIVEDVPEVLITFYTTLFSLIVLLIFNFEFVFKLSNVSFESVKNAALLAFFCEIIPLTLLYSAIKYIGPVTTSIISTIEIPSAAILSFVFMKEYIDSVQMIGIFLVVACVIMLKKEAS
- a CDS encoding L,D-transpeptidase, giving the protein MRLFAKTIAFIVLLNFVLISSVLAKSNINYSQIVGTGMVTGVMIKNVNGFSNGEVVEILMGEKQKKFKVKSLSSGKVAWVDRSALAIESDDEIYARELDKEVIEGYINSKNFKNVSKYLLWVDIVNQKTYVLVRNNNAYKLYKTMPCSTGINTAPTTRGVFRINQRGKWFYSSYYRQGFKYWVRFNGPYLFHSLPMDKGGKIVDYTLGKKASHGCVRLSLSDAYWIYKNIPNNTIVYVN